One genomic region from Quercus robur chromosome 4, dhQueRobu3.1, whole genome shotgun sequence encodes:
- the LOC126721121 gene encoding disease resistance protein RPM1-like: protein MAEVAVFGAITLVDKLSLWLVESWFDFKRIEIEIEELRKWLNTIKVYLEDTEGREDTEGLKLRSYVRDLAFEIQDVIEDLMYEATERPRHLRQAIKFIYASMFCPSKRFSSRMKAIKCKIRSIDALCICPPHVRTVRSSSNLFLGDEHHVGIEKHIKPLLSLVCLEDSSDKVISVIGDAGSGKTTLISEVYHILNSNFNCKAWVSVSRSSDGLLEKLCEALELPHKINKLRSCLQHKRYLLVLDDIWNENEWNWIKNVLPSNNTGSRIIITTRKRSLGSYCASSSHYIYDLNLHPLTCEEAWELFCDKAFQDGKCPDFLVDWSVKIVKRCEGLPHAIVTIGKFLSNKQQSMMEFRKVHDSLQYEPDNPFSHSFYRILWPSYYRLPPNLKSCFLYFGLFPEDYSIKCGRIIRLWVAEGFIEQKRGKTLEQVAYEYLDELIQMSLVQVSRWDLDGQVRSCRVSNLVRGFILSETMKDNFFTVVSRQHTSLGGEKIRRLSLHNCSPSILQSKDLSYLRTFSLFGGDNRIESFPRSFFRKVRLLTVLDLENSALHHFPEEAVKLNLLTYLSLRNTKIDSVPKSIKKLQNLIILDLKETLVTIFPMEIVKLHKLLFLFVGGRDTYQAAVGAQVSSGIGCLTMLEKLSLIKANNKNQSIVKELGNLIHMRELGITELKVEDGKNLCASIEKMEHLCSLYVNSASKEEYLDLNYVTNSPQLINSLILGGRLEEIPAWIGKLNSLSKIQLKWSKLQSSPLEALQALPSLKELHLYDAYTGTVMEFSAECFSELKMLEIEQCNRLNKVVIQERALPKLQKLTIKKCDSLVMVHITKNFLSQLEEVLVPQDLISMIKG, encoded by the coding sequence ATGGCAGAAGTTGCAGTCTTCGGAGCAATAACTCTAGTTGATAAGTTGTCACTGTGGCTCGTCGAAAGTTGGTTTGACTTCAAGCGTATTGAGATTGAAATTGAAGAGCTAAGAAAATGGTTGAATACTATAAAAGTTTACCTGGAGGACACAGAAGGAAGAGAAGATACCGAGGGTTTGAAGCTTCGATCGTATGTGCGGGATTTAGCCTTTGAAATTCAGGATGTAATTGAAGATCTCATGTATGAAGCTACTGAACGCCCCCGTCATCTTCGTCAGGccatcaaatttatttatgcgAGCATGTTTTGTCCATCAAAGCGATTTTCCTCCCGAATGAAAGCGATCAAGTGCAAAATTAGAAGCATCGATGCACTTTGCATTTGTCCCCCCCACGTTCGTACGGTAAGATCAAGTTCCAATTTATTTTTGGGGGATGAACATCATGTGGGCATTGAGAAGCATATAAAGCCTCTTCTTAGTCTTGTTTGCCTTGAAGATTCAAGTGATAAGGTAATTTCAGTAATTGGAGATGCTGGCTCAGGTAAAACAACTCTTATTAGCGAAGTTTACcatattttgaattcaaattttaattgcaAAGCTTGGGTTTCCGTCTCACGCTCTTCTGATGGCTTGTTAGAGAAACTTTGTGAGGCACTGGAATTACCtcacaaaataaataagttgCGCTCTTGTTTACAACATAAAAGGTACCTCCTTGTTTTAGATGATATTTGGAATGAGAATGAGTGGAATTGGATTAAAAATGTGCTTCCTTCTAATAATACTGGTAGTAGAATAATCATCACCACACGTAAACGCAGTTTAGGTTCTTATTGTGCTAGTTCCAGTCATTATATCTATGATCTCAACCTTCATCCATTAACATGCGAAGAGGCTTGGGAGCTCTTTTGTGATAAGGCCTTCCAGGATGGTAAATGCCCGgattttttggttgattggtctgtgaaaattgtaaaaagatGTGAAGGATTGCCGCATGCAATTGTTACTATTGGAAAATTCTTGTCAAATAAGCAACAAAGCATGATGGAGTTTAGGAAGGTCCATGATTCCCTTCAATATGAACCAGATAATCCTTTTAGTCACTCTTTCTATAGAATTTTATGGCCAAGTTATTATCGTCTTCCGCCCAATCTCAAGTCTTGTTTCTTGTACTTTGGCCTTTTTCCTGAGGATTACTCTATCAAATGTGGAAGAATAATTCGCCTGTGGGTAGCTGAGGGATTCATTGAACAAAAACGAGGTAAAACTCTAGAGCAAGTGGCGTATGAGTACTTAGATGAGCTAATTCAAATGAGCTTGGTTCAAGTGAGCAGATGGGATTTAGATGGACAAGTAAGGAGTTGTCGAGTTTCTAATCTTGTAAGAGGGTTCATTCTTTCCGAGACTATGAAGGACAACTTCTTTACTGTTGTGAGCAGACAACACACCAGTTTGGGGGGTGAGAAGATCCGGCGCTTATCTCTCCACAATTGCTCCCCCTCTATATTACAAAGCAAGGACCTCTCTTATCTTCGTACATTTTCTCTGTTTGGGGGAGACAATCGAATTGAATCATTTCCCAGAAGTTTTTTCAGAAAGGTCAGGTTGTTGACAGTTTTAGATTTGGAAAATTCAGCCTTGCATCATTTTCCTGAAGAAGCTGTCAAACTCAACCTCCTAACGTACCTAAGTCTGAGGAATACAAAGATAGATTCAGTTCCAAAATCTATTAAGAAGCTTCAAAACTTAATCATTTTGGACCTTAAAGAAACTCTTGTCACCATTTTCCCAATGGAGATCGTTAAACTTCATAAGTTGctctttttgtttgttggtGGCCGAGACACATATCAGGCTGCTGTAGGGGCACAAGTGTCTTCCGGAATTGGGTGTTTGACAATGTTAGAGAAACTATCACTTATCAAGGCAAACAACAAGAACCAGAGCATTGTAAAAGAGTTAGGGAACTTGATTCATATGAGGGAACTTGGGATCACAGAACTCAAGGTTGAAGatggaaaaaatttgtgtgcATCCATTGAGAAGATGGAGCATCTTTGCTCTTTGTATGTGAACTCAGCAAGCAAGGAGGAGTATCTTGATTTGAATTATGTGACGAACTCTCCTCAACTGATTAATAGTCTAATTCTTGGAGGGAGGTTGGAGGAAATTCCAGCATGGATTGGTAAACTTAACAGTTTGTCTAAAATACAGCTCAAATGGTCAAAATTGCAGAGCAGCCCACTCGAGGCCCTTCAGGCTTTGCCTTCACTAAAGGAGCTTCATCTGTATGATGCTTACACTGGTACGGTGATGGAATTTAGTGCTGAATGCTTTTCGGAATTGAAGATGTTAGAAATTGAACAATGCAATAGGTTAAACAAGGTTGTGATTCAAGAACGAGCATTGCCTAAACTTCAAAAGCtgacaataaaaaaatgtgatagCTTGGTTATGGTGCACATAACAAAGAATTTTCTCAGCCAGCTGGAGGAAGTGCTTGTTCCACAAGACCTTATTAGTATGATAAAAGGATGA